In Plasmodium falciparum 3D7 genome assembly, chromosome: 13, the following are encoded in one genomic region:
- a CDS encoding rifin produces MKIHYTNILLFPLKLNILVNTHKKPHTTARHTQKIPTTRSLSECELYAPVNYYSDPQMKEVMDNFNKQTQQRFHEYDERMKTTRQKCKDKCDKEIQKIILKDKLEKQMAQQFSTLHTDIQSDDIPTCICEKSLADKVEKGCLRCAQNLGGVAPGWGLLSGFGYVTWSQYISGIAAKAAADAGLKAGVKVGLVNAVKIVTKTLDGFGEVPTMDWAKLIAFGDFSDGVTLHAIFKNLNNMMNCYLDSGKYSQFSTVVQKFAENPRSYATPYSTEVTEVTKAVADAKTGVLTKAGNATSSLSTGITASIIAIVVIVLIMVIIYLVLRYRRKKKMKKKLQYIKLLEE; encoded by the exons atgaaaatccattatactaatatattattgtttcctctaaaattaaatatattg GTAAATACCCACAAAAAACCACACACCACAGCACGTCATACACAAAAAATACCAACCACAAGGTCATTAAGCGAATGTGAATTGTATGCACCTGTCAACTATTATAGTGACCCACAAATGAAAGAAGTGATGGATAATTTCAATAAACAGACACAACAAAGATTTCATGAATATGACGAAAGGATGAAAACTACACGCCAAAAATGTAAAGATAAATGCGACAAAGAAatccaaaaaattattttaaaagataaattagaaaaaCAAATGGCACAACAGTTTTCTACGTTACACACGGATATACAAAGTGACGACATTCCAACATGTATTTGCGAAAAATCCTTAGCGGACAAAGTGGAAAAAGGATGTTTGAGATGTGCACAAAATTTGGGAGGGGTTGCACCCGGTTGGGGTCTGCTCAGTGGTTTTGGCTATGTGACATGGTCACAATATATTTCCGGAATTGCTGCAAAAGCTGCTGCAGATGCAGGTCTTAAGGCAGGTGTAAAAGTAGGTTTGGTTAACGCTGTCAAAATAGTAACAAAGACATTAGATGGTTTTGGTGAGGTACCTACAATGGATTGGGCAAAACTTATTGCTTTTGGTGACTTTTCTGATGGAGTAACACTTCATGCTATATTTAAAAacttaaataatatgatgaaTTGCTATTTAGATTCTGGAAAGTATTCTCAATTTTCTACGGTGGTACAAAAATTTGCTGAAAATCCTAGATCATATGCTACACCTTATTCTACAGAAGTAACAGAAGTCACGAAAGCGGTTGCTGATGCTAAAACCGGTGTATTGACAAAAGCAGGCAATGCAACTAGTAGTTTATCTACTGGAATAACTGCTTCCATTATTGCAATTGTAGTAATCGTTTTAATTAtggtaattatttatttagttTTACGTTAtcgacgaaaaaaaaaaatgaagaaaaaattgcAGTACATCAAATTATTAGAAGAAtag
- a CDS encoding rifin: MKIHYINILLFALPLNILVRNQRNHRKSILSTTKSELTKTHRTLCECELYAPSKYENDPEMKEVMENFDRQTSERFRKYDERIQDKRKQFKEQCEKDIQKIILKDKIEKQLSQQFSKLQTNIETNDIPTCICEKSVAEKVEKTCLKCGEILGTVVPELGLIGGTVIYASAQSAAVKVGVSKAIELMKDIYFLGQVPFFDLVAKITPSNFNDKMSLIGIVHDASYTVCETTNAQDTLVFCLSKYSIGRRNPSMFLSVTANQAKDAAEAAGEAATGTFSEMTSVGAIFSDALVISAIVVVIIAVIILIIYLILRYRRKKKMKKKLQYIKLLEE, from the exons atgaagatccattatattaatatattattatttgctcttccattaaatatattg GTGCGTAATCAAAGGAACCATAGGAAATCTATACTTAGTACAACCAAATCTGAATTAACAAAAACACATAGAACATTATGCGAATGCGAATTATACGCACCATctaaatatgaaaatgatCCGGAAATGAAAGAAGTGATGGAAAATTTCGATCGTCAAACGTCTGAACGATTTCGCAAATATGACGAAAGGATTCAGGATAAACGAAAACAATTTAAAGAACAATGTGAAAAggatatacaaaaaattattttaaaagataaaatcgAAAAACAATTGTCACAACAATTTTCCAAATTGCAAACAAACATAGAAACCAATGACATACCCACCTGTATTTGCGAAAAATCAGTAGCTGAAAAAGTTGAAAAAACTTGTTTAAAATGTGGAGAGATATTAGGTACGGTGGTACCTGAATTGGGGTTGATAGGTGGAACTGTTATATATGCTTCAGCACAATCAGCTGCCGTTAAAGTAGGTGTTTCTAAAGCAATAGAACTAatgaaagatatatattttctaggTCAAGTACCTTTTTTTGATTTGGTTGCGAAGATTACTCCATCAAATTTCAATGATAAAATGTCTCTTATAGGTATTGTTCATGACGCCTCTTATACGGTATGTGAAACTACAAATGCTCAAGATACGCttgttttttgtttatcGAAATATTCAATAGGAAGAAGAAATCCATCTATGTTTCTTTCAGTAACAGCCAATCAAGCAAAAGATGCTGCAGAAGCTGCTGGTGAAGCAGCAACTGGAACATTTTCAGAGATGACAAGTGTTGGTGCTATCTTTTCTGATGCTCTTGTAATTTCTGCTATTGTAGTAGTGATTATAGctgttataattttaataatttatttaattttacgttatagacgaaaaaaaaaaatgaagaaaaaactcCAATATATCAAATTATTAGAAGAATAG